The following are encoded together in the Nocardia sp. XZ_19_385 genome:
- a CDS encoding PH domain-containing protein: MTLPRPIMADPAWRPSPKARLLWALQVAAGWLIPVIALLVWAAVDADRRGSALLSLGLVLVLVAITTVLVPLWRYAVHRWEVTEEAVYTRVGWLTQESRVAPISRVQTVDTQRGPLERMLGLATVTVTTASSAGAVHISALDLPVAEQTVQRLTEIAAQHRGDAT, translated from the coding sequence ATGACGCTGCCGCGCCCGATCATGGCCGATCCCGCCTGGCGTCCCAGTCCCAAGGCACGATTGCTGTGGGCATTGCAGGTGGCGGCGGGCTGGCTGATTCCGGTGATCGCGCTGCTGGTCTGGGCGGCGGTCGATGCCGATCGCCGCGGCTCGGCGTTGTTGTCGCTGGGCCTGGTGCTGGTGCTGGTCGCGATCACCACCGTGCTGGTGCCGCTGTGGCGGTACGCGGTGCATCGGTGGGAGGTGACCGAGGAAGCCGTGTACACCCGGGTCGGCTGGCTGACGCAGGAGAGCCGGGTCGCGCCGATCTCCCGGGTCCAGACCGTGGACACCCAGCGTGGACCGCTGGAGCGGATGCTGGGGCTGGCCACGGTGACCGTCACGACCGCCTCGTCCGCGGGCGCGGTGCACATCTCCGCCTTGGATCTGCCGGTCGCCGAGCAGACCGTGCAGCGACTCACCGAAATCGCCGCGCAGCATCGCGGGGACGCGACGTGA